In a genomic window of Jaculus jaculus isolate mJacJac1 chromosome 8, mJacJac1.mat.Y.cur, whole genome shotgun sequence:
- the B2m gene encoding beta-2-microglobulin produces MARAALPLLLLLLTLVGLHAIQRAPRVQVYSRHPAENGKPNFLNCYVSGFHPPEITVDILKNGKAMEKVERSDLAFSKDWSFYLLAYTEFTPSNSDHYACRVEHSTLTEPKIVNWDRDN; encoded by the exons ATGGCTCGCGCGGCGCTCccgctcctgctgctgttgctcaCTCTGGTGGGCTTGCACGCGATCCAAC GCGCTCCACGGGTTCAGGTTTACTCACGTCACCCGGCAGAGAATGGGAAGCCCAACTTTCTAAATTGTTATGTATCGGGGTTTCATCCTCCTGAGATTACTGTTGACATCTTAAAGAATGGAAAAGCCATGGAGAAAGTGGAGAGATCAGATTTGGCTTTCAGCAAAGATTGGTCTTTCTACCTCTTGGCCTATACTGAGTTCACTCCCAGCAACAGTGACCATTACGCCTGCCGAGTCGAACATAGCACTCTGACTGAGCCCAAGATAGTTAACTGGG ATCGAGATAACTAA